In Vigna unguiculata cultivar IT97K-499-35 chromosome 3, ASM411807v1, whole genome shotgun sequence, a single genomic region encodes these proteins:
- the LOC114176335 gene encoding probable amidase At4g34880 isoform X1: MQFTCLVILMASNAVGVLSFCFELLFVILQLPFSSVLPSSTTQGFSIQEATVYDLQLAFQKKQLSSKQVVEFYLKQIETQNSVLRGVLELNPDALAQAEKADKERKSKAPGSLSPLHGIPILVKDTIATKDRMNTTAGSFALLGSVVPRDAGVVTRLRKAGAIIIGKATLSEWSHYRSVAAPDGWSARGRHGKNPYTMDSPCGSSSGSAISVAANLVAVSLGTETDGSILCPSDSNSVVGIKPTVGLTSRAGVVPVSPRQDTVGPICRTVADAALLLQTIAGIDTNDKATIIASKYIPKGGYAQFLRKDGLRGKRLGVLRYFYAFGNDTFLHETFELHLKTLRERGAVLVDNLEIENIDEVYSGPSEGIAVAFEFKSSLNAYLKDLVASPVRSLADVIAFNNKHSKLEKVKEYGEDLMVNAQNIRGSGTLEEALSNLTRLSKDGFEKVMIGNKLDAVVVPCASFSSVLAIGGYPGVTVPAGYQNGRPFGICFGGLRGSEPNLIQIAYSFEQATMIRKPPPLPKL; this comes from the exons ATGCAGTTCACTTGTTTAGTTATTCTGATGGCTTCCAACGCAGTTGGAGTATTATCTTTTTGCTTTGAACTGCTTTTTGTCATCCTTCAACTCCCTTTCTCATCTGTGCTACCAAGTAGCACGACCCAGGGATTCTCAATCCAAGAAGCAACTGTTTACGATCTCCAACTTGCTTTCCAGAAAAAACAATTGAGCTCTAAGCAAGTTGTGGAATTCTACCTGAAGCAAATAGAAACCCAAAACTCAGTTCTGAGAGGGGTGTTGGAGTTAAACCCAGATGCTCTCGCACAGGCTGAGAAAGCGGACAAGGAGAGAAAGAGCAAGGCACCAGGGTCTCTTTCACCACTGCATGGAATACCCATTTTGGTTAAGGACACCATTGCAACTAAGGATAGGATGAACACCACCGCAGGTTCCTTTGCTCTTCTGGGCTCTGTGGTGCCTAGAGATGCAGGTGTAGTCACTAGGTTAAGAAAAGCTGGGGCTATCATTATAGGGAAGGCTACACTCAGTGAGTGGTCACATTACAGGTCAGTTGCAGCACCCGATGGTTGGAGTGCTAGGGGAAGACATGGAAAG AATCCATACACAATGGATAGTCCGTGTGGATCCAGCAGTGGATCTGCAATATCAGTAGCAGCCAATTTGGTAGCAGTTTCGCTTGGTACAGAAACAGATGGATCCATTTTATGCCCTTCAGATTCTAACTCAGTAGTCGGTATAAAACCAACAGTAGGACTCACTAGCAGAGCAGGGGTAGTCCCAGTCTCCCCAAGACAAGACACTGTTGG ACCAATTTGCAGGACTGTAGCAGATGCTGCTCTTCTTCTTCAAACCATTGCAGGAATTGACACCAATGATAAAGCAACAATCATAGCATCAAAGTATATCCCAAAAGGAGGCTATGCTCAATTTCTGAGGAAAGATGGACTACGAGGAAAGAGACTAGGAGTGCTGAGATATTTCTACGCTTTTGGAAATGACACTTTTCTGCATGAAACTTTTGAGCTACACCTGAAAACATTAAG GGAAAGAGGAGCAGTTTTGGTTGACAATTTGGAGATAGAAAACATTGATGAAGTTTATAGCGGTCCAAGTGAAGGTATTGCTGTGGCATTTGAATTCAAATCTTCCTTGAACGCATACCTCAAAGACTTAGTTGCTTCCCCCGTGAGAAGCTTGGCCGATGTGATAGCCTTCAACAATAAACACTCAAAACTG GAGAAAGTTAAGGAGTATGGAGAAGATCTGATGGTAAATGCGCAGAATATAAGGGGAAGTGGGACACTGGAAGAAGCATTATCAAACTTGACACGATTGTCAAAAGATGGGTTTGAGAAAGTAATGATAGGAAATAAACTTGATGCGGTTGTTGTACCTTGTGCAAGCTTTAGTTCTGTACTGGCTATTGGAGGTTATCCTGGAGTAACTGTTCCAGCAGGATATCAAAATGGTAGGCCATTTGGAATTTGCTTTGGAGGTTTGAGAGGCTCTGAGCCAAACCTCATCCAAATTGCTTATTCCTTTGAGCAAGCAACTATGATAAGGAAGCCTCCTCCACTTCCAAAGTTATAA
- the LOC114176335 gene encoding probable amidase At4g34880 isoform X3: MNTTAGSFALLGSVVPRDAGVVTRLRKAGAIIIGKATLSEWSHYRSVAAPDGWSARGRHGKNPYTMDSPCGSSSGSAISVAANLVAVSLGTETDGSILCPSDSNSVVGIKPTVGLTSRAGVVPVSPRQDTVGPICRTVADAALLLQTIAGIDTNDKATIIASKYIPKGGYAQFLRKDGLRGKRLGVLRYFYAFGNDTFLHETFELHLKTLRERGAVLVDNLEIENIDEVYSGPSEGIAVAFEFKSSLNAYLKDLVASPVRSLADVIAFNNKHSKLEKVKEYGEDLMVNAQNIRGSGTLEEALSNLTRLSKDGFEKVMIGNKLDAVVVPCASFSSVLAIGGYPGVTVPAGYQNGRPFGICFGGLRGSEPNLIQIAYSFEQATMIRKPPPLPKL, translated from the exons ATGAACACCACCGCAGGTTCCTTTGCTCTTCTGGGCTCTGTGGTGCCTAGAGATGCAGGTGTAGTCACTAGGTTAAGAAAAGCTGGGGCTATCATTATAGGGAAGGCTACACTCAGTGAGTGGTCACATTACAGGTCAGTTGCAGCACCCGATGGTTGGAGTGCTAGGGGAAGACATGGAAAG AATCCATACACAATGGATAGTCCGTGTGGATCCAGCAGTGGATCTGCAATATCAGTAGCAGCCAATTTGGTAGCAGTTTCGCTTGGTACAGAAACAGATGGATCCATTTTATGCCCTTCAGATTCTAACTCAGTAGTCGGTATAAAACCAACAGTAGGACTCACTAGCAGAGCAGGGGTAGTCCCAGTCTCCCCAAGACAAGACACTGTTGG ACCAATTTGCAGGACTGTAGCAGATGCTGCTCTTCTTCTTCAAACCATTGCAGGAATTGACACCAATGATAAAGCAACAATCATAGCATCAAAGTATATCCCAAAAGGAGGCTATGCTCAATTTCTGAGGAAAGATGGACTACGAGGAAAGAGACTAGGAGTGCTGAGATATTTCTACGCTTTTGGAAATGACACTTTTCTGCATGAAACTTTTGAGCTACACCTGAAAACATTAAG GGAAAGAGGAGCAGTTTTGGTTGACAATTTGGAGATAGAAAACATTGATGAAGTTTATAGCGGTCCAAGTGAAGGTATTGCTGTGGCATTTGAATTCAAATCTTCCTTGAACGCATACCTCAAAGACTTAGTTGCTTCCCCCGTGAGAAGCTTGGCCGATGTGATAGCCTTCAACAATAAACACTCAAAACTG GAGAAAGTTAAGGAGTATGGAGAAGATCTGATGGTAAATGCGCAGAATATAAGGGGAAGTGGGACACTGGAAGAAGCATTATCAAACTTGACACGATTGTCAAAAGATGGGTTTGAGAAAGTAATGATAGGAAATAAACTTGATGCGGTTGTTGTACCTTGTGCAAGCTTTAGTTCTGTACTGGCTATTGGAGGTTATCCTGGAGTAACTGTTCCAGCAGGATATCAAAATGGTAGGCCATTTGGAATTTGCTTTGGAGGTTTGAGAGGCTCTGAGCCAAACCTCATCCAAATTGCTTATTCCTTTGAGCAAGCAACTATGATAAGGAAGCCTCCTCCACTTCCAAAGTTATAA
- the LOC114176335 gene encoding probable amidase At4g34880 isoform X2, whose translation MASNAVGVLSFCFELLFVILQLPFSSVLPSSTTQGFSIQEATVYDLQLAFQKKQLSSKQVVEFYLKQIETQNSVLRGVLELNPDALAQAEKADKERKSKAPGSLSPLHGIPILVKDTIATKDRMNTTAGSFALLGSVVPRDAGVVTRLRKAGAIIIGKATLSEWSHYRSVAAPDGWSARGRHGKNPYTMDSPCGSSSGSAISVAANLVAVSLGTETDGSILCPSDSNSVVGIKPTVGLTSRAGVVPVSPRQDTVGPICRTVADAALLLQTIAGIDTNDKATIIASKYIPKGGYAQFLRKDGLRGKRLGVLRYFYAFGNDTFLHETFELHLKTLRERGAVLVDNLEIENIDEVYSGPSEGIAVAFEFKSSLNAYLKDLVASPVRSLADVIAFNNKHSKLEKVKEYGEDLMVNAQNIRGSGTLEEALSNLTRLSKDGFEKVMIGNKLDAVVVPCASFSSVLAIGGYPGVTVPAGYQNGRPFGICFGGLRGSEPNLIQIAYSFEQATMIRKPPPLPKL comes from the exons ATGGCTTCCAACGCAGTTGGAGTATTATCTTTTTGCTTTGAACTGCTTTTTGTCATCCTTCAACTCCCTTTCTCATCTGTGCTACCAAGTAGCACGACCCAGGGATTCTCAATCCAAGAAGCAACTGTTTACGATCTCCAACTTGCTTTCCAGAAAAAACAATTGAGCTCTAAGCAAGTTGTGGAATTCTACCTGAAGCAAATAGAAACCCAAAACTCAGTTCTGAGAGGGGTGTTGGAGTTAAACCCAGATGCTCTCGCACAGGCTGAGAAAGCGGACAAGGAGAGAAAGAGCAAGGCACCAGGGTCTCTTTCACCACTGCATGGAATACCCATTTTGGTTAAGGACACCATTGCAACTAAGGATAGGATGAACACCACCGCAGGTTCCTTTGCTCTTCTGGGCTCTGTGGTGCCTAGAGATGCAGGTGTAGTCACTAGGTTAAGAAAAGCTGGGGCTATCATTATAGGGAAGGCTACACTCAGTGAGTGGTCACATTACAGGTCAGTTGCAGCACCCGATGGTTGGAGTGCTAGGGGAAGACATGGAAAG AATCCATACACAATGGATAGTCCGTGTGGATCCAGCAGTGGATCTGCAATATCAGTAGCAGCCAATTTGGTAGCAGTTTCGCTTGGTACAGAAACAGATGGATCCATTTTATGCCCTTCAGATTCTAACTCAGTAGTCGGTATAAAACCAACAGTAGGACTCACTAGCAGAGCAGGGGTAGTCCCAGTCTCCCCAAGACAAGACACTGTTGG ACCAATTTGCAGGACTGTAGCAGATGCTGCTCTTCTTCTTCAAACCATTGCAGGAATTGACACCAATGATAAAGCAACAATCATAGCATCAAAGTATATCCCAAAAGGAGGCTATGCTCAATTTCTGAGGAAAGATGGACTACGAGGAAAGAGACTAGGAGTGCTGAGATATTTCTACGCTTTTGGAAATGACACTTTTCTGCATGAAACTTTTGAGCTACACCTGAAAACATTAAG GGAAAGAGGAGCAGTTTTGGTTGACAATTTGGAGATAGAAAACATTGATGAAGTTTATAGCGGTCCAAGTGAAGGTATTGCTGTGGCATTTGAATTCAAATCTTCCTTGAACGCATACCTCAAAGACTTAGTTGCTTCCCCCGTGAGAAGCTTGGCCGATGTGATAGCCTTCAACAATAAACACTCAAAACTG GAGAAAGTTAAGGAGTATGGAGAAGATCTGATGGTAAATGCGCAGAATATAAGGGGAAGTGGGACACTGGAAGAAGCATTATCAAACTTGACACGATTGTCAAAAGATGGGTTTGAGAAAGTAATGATAGGAAATAAACTTGATGCGGTTGTTGTACCTTGTGCAAGCTTTAGTTCTGTACTGGCTATTGGAGGTTATCCTGGAGTAACTGTTCCAGCAGGATATCAAAATGGTAGGCCATTTGGAATTTGCTTTGGAGGTTTGAGAGGCTCTGAGCCAAACCTCATCCAAATTGCTTATTCCTTTGAGCAAGCAACTATGATAAGGAAGCCTCCTCCACTTCCAAAGTTATAA